The following proteins come from a genomic window of Limnohabitans sp. 103DPR2:
- a CDS encoding protein-L-isoaspartate O-methyltransferase family protein, protein MNNDIARFNMIEQQIRPWEVLDGQVLSLLSAVKRENFVPMANKALAFVDMEIPLQAHGTQGQVMLAPRVEARFLQDAAIQPTDKVLEIGTGSGYMAALAAHQAASVLSLEIDSNLAQQARANLQAAGITNVEVRNTDGCQGAPADGPFDVIFLSGSVPEVPQVLLNQLKTGGRLLAVVGEDPVMRASVITRTGEQQWQTSEPWDTVAPRLQGFPEHNRFSF, encoded by the coding sequence ATGAACAACGATATCGCCCGCTTCAACATGATCGAACAGCAAATTCGTCCTTGGGAAGTTTTGGACGGACAGGTCTTGTCATTGCTGTCGGCCGTTAAGCGTGAAAACTTCGTGCCAATGGCGAACAAGGCATTGGCGTTTGTTGACATGGAAATCCCGTTGCAAGCCCATGGCACGCAGGGTCAAGTGATGTTGGCCCCACGCGTAGAAGCCCGTTTCTTGCAAGATGCCGCCATTCAACCTACAGACAAAGTTTTGGAAATTGGCACAGGCTCTGGCTATATGGCCGCATTGGCAGCGCACCAAGCTGCCTCCGTGCTCAGCTTGGAAATCGACAGCAACTTGGCCCAACAAGCCCGCGCCAATTTGCAAGCAGCTGGCATCACCAATGTGGAGGTGCGCAACACCGATGGTTGCCAAGGCGCGCCAGCCGACGGCCCCTTTGATGTCATCTTTCTAAGTGGCTCTGTGCCCGAAGTGCCACAAGTTTTGCTGAATCAATTGAAAACTGGCGGTCGCTTGTTGGCGGTGGTGGGCGAAGACCCTGTCATGCGCGCCAGCGTCATCACTCGCACCGGCGAACAACAGTGGCAAACCTCAGAGCCTTGGGATACCGTAGCGCCGCGCCTGCAAGGCTTCCCCGAGCACAATCGTTTTTCTTTTTGA
- a CDS encoding TolC family outer membrane protein produces MNMRFLPITLAISAAFAGSAQAQSLMSLYETARGYDAAYKAAQSQYTANLSKGDQAKALLLPTIGLSANVNKTEVELLAAAQTVTSQSKAATLSASQPLYRPANFATYQQGMRQLELASVQLKAAEQDLMVRLSQAYFDVLVSRESLDFVKAQKVAVAEQLAAAKRNFEVGTSTITDTREAQARYDLVLAQEIAADNDLRIKRLALNQLVGLNNIEPKSLSSKAKLSGPDAQSLEQWVQQSAEQNPSVIQSRAALEIAKLETSKAEAGHKPTLDLVAGYTPTRYKNGKGINTSQVDTNTNSVTLSFNMPLFAGFATQNRIKETVALEDKARSDLEAAERNVAQATRSAFFGLQSGLGQVNALQAAEASSQSALDANKLGYQVGVRINIDVLNSQSQLFQTKRDLAKARYDVLLGQLKLRQAAGTLTEADLASINALLNP; encoded by the coding sequence ATGAACATGCGCTTTCTTCCCATCACGTTGGCCATCTCTGCAGCTTTCGCGGGCTCAGCCCAAGCGCAGAGCCTGATGTCTTTGTACGAGACAGCTCGCGGCTACGACGCAGCTTACAAAGCTGCACAGTCTCAGTACACCGCCAACCTGTCTAAAGGCGATCAAGCCAAAGCCTTGCTTTTGCCCACAATTGGCCTGTCAGCCAACGTCAACAAAACAGAAGTCGAATTACTGGCAGCGGCCCAAACAGTCACATCCCAAAGCAAGGCAGCCACCTTGAGCGCTTCACAACCGCTTTACCGACCTGCCAACTTTGCAACTTACCAGCAAGGCATGCGCCAATTGGAATTGGCCAGCGTTCAGCTCAAAGCAGCAGAGCAAGACTTGATGGTGCGCCTCAGCCAAGCTTACTTTGATGTCTTGGTGTCGCGCGAAAGCTTGGACTTTGTCAAAGCACAAAAAGTGGCAGTTGCCGAACAATTGGCAGCGGCCAAGCGCAACTTTGAAGTTGGCACCTCCACCATCACCGACACACGTGAAGCGCAAGCGCGTTACGACTTGGTCTTGGCGCAAGAAATTGCAGCCGACAATGATCTGCGCATCAAGCGTTTGGCCCTGAACCAATTGGTTGGCCTGAACAACATTGAACCCAAGTCGCTTTCTAGCAAAGCCAAGTTATCGGGCCCTGATGCTCAAAGTTTGGAGCAATGGGTTCAGCAATCTGCCGAACAAAATCCAAGCGTGATTCAAAGCCGTGCTGCGTTGGAAATTGCCAAATTAGAAACCAGCAAAGCAGAAGCGGGTCACAAGCCCACCTTGGATTTGGTGGCAGGCTACACCCCTACCCGCTACAAAAACGGCAAGGGCATCAACACCTCACAAGTTGACACCAACACCAACAGCGTCACCTTGTCTTTCAACATGCCTTTGTTTGCAGGTTTTGCCACGCAGAATCGCATCAAAGAAACAGTGGCTTTGGAAGACAAAGCACGTTCCGATTTGGAAGCTGCCGAGCGCAACGTGGCGCAAGCCACTCGCTCTGCCTTCTTTGGTTTGCAGTCTGGTTTGGGCCAAGTCAATGCGCTGCAAGCTGCAGAAGCTTCCAGCCAAAGTGCCTTGGATGCCAACAAGTTGGGCTACCAAGTGGGTGTGCGCATTAACATTGATGTGTTGAACAGCCAAAGCCAGTTGTTCCAAACCAAACGCGATTTGGCCAAAGCGCGCTACGACGTGTTGCTGGGTCAGTTGAAGCTGCGTCAAGCGGCTGGCACTTTGACTGAAGCCGATTTGGCTTCCATCAATGCACTGCTGAACCCTTGA
- a CDS encoding 3-deoxy-D-manno-octulosonic acid transferase codes for MQWAQPLLRQKLKRRAKAEALYGQFVEERFGHYAHATQGEWVWVHAVSLGETRTAGILIKGLREQYPSMKLLLTHGTATGREEGQKLLQPGDVQVWQPWDSLDAVTRFFKAFQPRLGLILETEVWPNWVRFAQQFKVPLVLVNARMSEKSMRQALRWPSLMKPAYAGLQAVLAQTQDDATRLQVLGAKVKKITGNLKFDATPDAAQVAKGQAWRSRIAMPIIMLASSREGEERLWLDAWQSFVKSNPDEHVQWLLVPRHPQRVNEVVQLIEQQGFQVSRRSSWGQEEGASPPVNAAGSTIFMGDSLGEMALYYSLADVALLGGSFEPLGGQNLIEAAACGCPVVMGPHTFNFAEASEAALAEGAALRVANMALALESAVALVQNSALLESQAAKASSFSKQHGGATQRTADAVREWLIKGSAVH; via the coding sequence ATGCAGTGGGCACAGCCCTTGTTGCGTCAAAAATTAAAGCGCCGCGCCAAGGCAGAAGCTTTGTATGGCCAATTTGTTGAGGAACGATTTGGTCACTACGCGCATGCCACCCAAGGTGAATGGGTGTGGGTTCATGCAGTGTCTTTGGGGGAAACGCGAACCGCCGGTATTTTGATCAAAGGCTTGCGCGAACAATATCCAAGCATGAAATTGCTGTTAACCCACGGTACAGCCACAGGCCGTGAAGAGGGCCAAAAGTTATTGCAGCCAGGCGATGTTCAAGTTTGGCAGCCTTGGGATTCGCTGGACGCTGTGACGCGATTTTTCAAAGCCTTTCAGCCTCGCCTTGGCCTGATCTTGGAAACTGAAGTTTGGCCCAATTGGGTTCGCTTTGCGCAGCAATTCAAGGTGCCTTTGGTGTTGGTCAATGCCCGCATGAGTGAAAAGTCCATGCGGCAAGCCTTGCGTTGGCCCTCGCTCATGAAGCCTGCCTACGCGGGTCTCCAAGCGGTCCTGGCCCAAACCCAAGACGATGCCACGCGGCTCCAAGTTTTAGGTGCCAAGGTGAAAAAAATCACCGGCAATTTAAAGTTTGACGCCACACCCGATGCAGCCCAAGTTGCAAAAGGTCAAGCTTGGCGTTCGCGCATTGCGATGCCCATCATCATGCTGGCCAGTTCACGCGAAGGTGAAGAGCGCTTGTGGTTGGATGCGTGGCAAAGCTTTGTGAAGTCCAACCCGGATGAGCACGTTCAGTGGCTGCTGGTGCCTCGTCATCCTCAGCGCGTGAACGAGGTGGTTCAGTTGATTGAGCAGCAAGGTTTTCAAGTGTCGCGCCGAAGTTCATGGGGGCAAGAAGAGGGCGCTTCGCCGCCCGTCAACGCTGCAGGTTCAACGATTTTCATGGGCGACAGCTTAGGGGAAATGGCGCTGTACTACAGCTTGGCCGATGTGGCCTTGTTGGGCGGCAGTTTTGAGCCCTTGGGAGGGCAAAACCTCATTGAGGCAGCGGCTTGCGGATGTCCTGTGGTGATGGGGCCACACACCTTTAACTTTGCAGAGGCTTCGGAGGCTGCATTGGCGGAGGGGGCTGCGTTGCGTGTGGCCAACATGGCCTTGGCCCTAGAGAGCGCCGTGGCACTGGTGCAAAACAGCGCGCTTTTAGAAAGTCAAGCCGCAAAAGCTTCAAGCTTTTCCAAACAACACGGCGGCGCCACGCAGCGCACAGCGGATGCTGTGCGCGAATGGTTGATCAAGGGTTCAGCAGTGCATTGA
- a CDS encoding rhodanese-like domain-containing protein has protein sequence MQQISPSKFKDWLQEAASLGEPLVLDVRETWECQLASIAPEGCDVMIMPMQTVPARLTELDKDRPIACLCHHGGRSMQVGAFLERQGFTQITNISGGIHAWSSEVDPSIPVY, from the coding sequence ATGCAACAAATTAGCCCCTCAAAATTCAAGGACTGGCTTCAAGAGGCCGCCTCTCTGGGTGAACCGTTGGTTTTAGACGTTCGCGAAACTTGGGAGTGCCAGTTGGCCAGCATTGCGCCAGAGGGCTGTGACGTCATGATCATGCCCATGCAAACTGTGCCTGCACGTTTAACTGAATTGGACAAGGATCGGCCGATTGCATGTTTGTGCCACCACGGCGGCAGAAGCATGCAAGTGGGTGCATTTCTTGAACGCCAAGGCTTTACCCAAATCACCAACATCAGTGGCGGCATTCACGCTTGGTCAAGTGAAGTTGATCCCAGCATTCCCGTTTATTGA